One stretch of Ananas comosus cultivar F153 linkage group 6, ASM154086v1, whole genome shotgun sequence DNA includes these proteins:
- the LOC109711893 gene encoding uncharacterized protein LOC109711893, whose amino-acid sequence MAIYTCSFPMILMIPKGQNYKIITRSTAIRTRHVQVLRASVPLKKFSMVSKIFEDREQGMVCYRDEEGELICEGYDEGPRYEERSPEAYCESRSRQAEAASCDSVRPTRLQIFGEDVDVCRLAGKQEEMI is encoded by the exons ATGGCAATTTATACATGTAGTTTCCCCATGATTCTGATGATCCCAAAAGGTCAGAATTATAAGATCATCACGAGATCTACTGCGATTCGCACGAGACATGTACAGGTTTTACGTGCTTCGGTTCCTCTAAAAAAATTCAGCATGGTGAGCAAG ATTTTTGAGGATCGAGAGCAGGGGATGGTGTGTTACAGAGACGAGGAAGGCGAATTAATCTGCGAGGGATACGACGAAGGGCCGCGTTACGAGGAGCGATCGCCCGAAGCATACTGCGAaag CCGCAGCAGACAAGCTGAGGCGGCAAGTTGTGACTCCGTCCGACCGACGAGGCTTCAAATATTCGGAGAAGACGTCGACGTCTGCCGACTCGCAGGAAAGCAAGAAGAAATGATCTGA